From Mucilaginibacter rubeus, a single genomic window includes:
- a CDS encoding GH92 family glycosyl hydrolase: protein MKKLLLLAFAFLPAALSAQEKVSSPADLINPLMGTQSKPSLSNGNTYPAVALPWGMNFWTPQTGTMGNGWQYTYDADKILGFKQTHQPSPWMNDYGMFSVFPETGKLKLDEKDRASWFSHKAETAKPYYYSVYLADYDVTTEITPTERAASFQFTFPKSDSSHIVIDAFDKGSYVKIIPGEQKIIGYSAKNSGAVPANFKNYFVIYVDKPFALASAWHDWKKDAGQLEYTGDHAGAVITLKTAKGEKVHLKVASSFISIEQAELNLKRELGNDDFAATCQKAKDTWNKTLSRLNVEGGTIDQTRTFYSSLYRMLFFPNKMYEVDANGQNVHYSPFNGKVAPGYLFAGTGFWDTFRALYPFLNLVYPSISKEMQEGLINDYKEGGWLPEWSSPGYADCMIGNNSASVVAEAYLKGLRGYDIETLYQALKHGANNEGPNATGRRGVQYYNTLGYVPYNVKINENAARTLEYAYDDFAIYQLGKALGKPKKEIEVYKKRSQNYRNLFDPQTKLMRGKNQDGTFETPFNPFKWGDAFTEGNSWHYSWGVFHDIQGLINLMGGKQQFAAKLDSVFEMPPVFDDSYYGGVIHEIREMQIAGMGQYAHGNQPIQHMIYLYNHANQPWKTQYWVREAMNRLYRATPDGYCGDEDNGQTSAWYIFSAMGFYPVTPASDQYVLGAPLFKKVTVNLENGKTITINAPKNSDENRYVNTLTVDGKPYSNNWLSHKGLLNGAVLDFDMQATPNKDRGTKDADVPYSMSNDKEK from the coding sequence ATGAAAAAGTTACTTCTCCTGGCGTTTGCCTTTTTACCGGCAGCACTTTCGGCACAAGAAAAGGTGTCGTCACCTGCCGATCTGATCAACCCGCTCATGGGTACACAATCAAAGCCGTCGTTATCCAACGGTAATACTTACCCGGCAGTAGCACTGCCATGGGGTATGAACTTCTGGACACCACAAACCGGAACCATGGGTAACGGATGGCAGTATACCTATGATGCCGATAAGATCCTCGGTTTTAAACAAACGCACCAGCCATCGCCATGGATGAATGACTACGGTATGTTTTCTGTTTTCCCGGAAACGGGCAAACTAAAGCTCGATGAAAAAGATCGCGCCAGCTGGTTCTCGCACAAAGCCGAAACTGCAAAACCATATTACTATAGCGTTTACCTGGCCGATTATGATGTAACAACAGAAATTACACCTACCGAGCGTGCTGCAAGTTTCCAGTTCACTTTCCCTAAAAGTGACAGTTCGCACATTGTAATTGATGCTTTTGATAAAGGCTCTTATGTAAAGATCATCCCTGGAGAGCAAAAGATCATCGGTTATAGTGCTAAGAACAGCGGTGCTGTACCGGCTAATTTCAAAAACTACTTTGTTATTTATGTAGATAAACCATTTGCGCTGGCATCAGCATGGCACGACTGGAAGAAAGATGCAGGCCAGTTGGAGTATACCGGCGATCATGCCGGCGCGGTGATCACCCTGAAAACTGCCAAAGGTGAAAAAGTTCATTTGAAAGTTGCTTCGTCATTTATCAGCATTGAGCAGGCCGAACTCAACCTGAAACGTGAATTAGGTAACGATGATTTTGCTGCAACCTGCCAAAAAGCTAAAGATACCTGGAACAAAACCCTGAGCCGTTTGAACGTTGAAGGTGGCACCATCGATCAAACCCGTACTTTTTACAGCAGCCTTTACCGTATGCTGTTTTTCCCTAACAAAATGTACGAGGTTGATGCTAACGGACAAAATGTACACTACAGCCCGTTCAATGGAAAAGTTGCACCGGGATACCTTTTTGCCGGTACCGGTTTCTGGGATACTTTCAGGGCGCTTTATCCTTTCCTGAATTTGGTTTACCCATCTATCAGTAAGGAGATGCAGGAAGGCCTGATCAATGATTATAAAGAAGGCGGTTGGTTGCCTGAATGGTCGAGCCCTGGTTATGCAGATTGTATGATCGGTAATAACTCGGCGTCGGTAGTTGCTGAAGCTTACCTGAAAGGCCTGCGTGGTTATGATATCGAAACTTTATACCAGGCGCTTAAACACGGTGCTAACAACGAAGGCCCTAATGCAACCGGTCGTCGTGGGGTTCAATATTATAACACTTTAGGTTACGTGCCATACAACGTAAAAATCAACGAAAATGCTGCCCGTACTTTAGAGTATGCTTATGACGATTTTGCGATTTATCAGTTAGGTAAAGCCCTTGGCAAACCTAAAAAGGAAATCGAAGTCTACAAAAAACGCAGCCAGAACTACCGCAACCTGTTCGACCCACAAACTAAATTGATGCGCGGTAAAAACCAGGATGGTACTTTTGAAACTCCTTTTAATCCGTTTAAATGGGGCGATGCCTTTACCGAAGGTAACAGCTGGCACTACAGCTGGGGCGTGTTCCATGATATTCAGGGTTTAATAAACCTGATGGGCGGCAAGCAACAATTTGCAGCCAAACTGGATTCGGTATTTGAAATGCCTCCGGTATTTGACGATAGCTACTATGGCGGCGTGATCCATGAGATCCGTGAAATGCAGATTGCCGGTATGGGCCAGTACGCTCATGGTAATCAGCCAATTCAACACATGATCTATCTTTACAATCACGCAAACCAGCCATGGAAAACTCAATATTGGGTTCGTGAAGCCATGAACAGACTTTACAGGGCTACACCAGATGGTTATTGCGGTGATGAGGATAACGGTCAAACATCTGCATGGTACATTTTCTCGGCCATGGGCTTTTACCCGGTAACCCCGGCCAGCGACCAATATGTATTAGGTGCCCCGCTATTCAAAAAAGTGACTGTTAATTTAGAGAACGGTAAAACCATAACCATCAACGCGCCAAAAAACAGCGACGAAAACAGGTATGTAAATACACTTACAGTTGACGGTAAACCATACAGCAATAACTGGTTAAGCCACAAAGGTTTGTTAAACGGCGCCGTGCTTGATTTTGATATGCAGGCCACTCCGAACAAAGACCGCGGTACAAAAGATGCCGATGTGCCTTATTCAATGAGCAACGATAAAGAGAAATAA
- a CDS encoding DUF3823 domain-containing protein, whose amino-acid sequence MKKLFYSIALSVLVAAGSSCKKVDNYAAPNVTLKGTVTDAGTGKSLQTEQGSGTRIKLLEISWSANPTPFYISSYQDGTYQNTKLFAGKNVISAEGAFVPLVQVDDAGKTIVDKSQTVDVKDVTTVNFSVEPFLRIEWVGDPVLNADGTITTSFKITRGTADANFQQNVSDVAVFINSNNYVGNNNYDNRYTPKLSGNDANNTIGKTVSLTTLGGALPGKRSYFVRVGARISYGLNYYNYTDVKEVKVP is encoded by the coding sequence TAGCATAGCATTAAGTGTATTGGTTGCTGCAGGCAGCTCATGCAAAAAGGTTGATAATTATGCCGCCCCTAATGTTACCTTAAAAGGTACTGTAACTGATGCCGGTACCGGTAAAAGTTTACAAACAGAGCAGGGTTCAGGCACCCGTATCAAATTGTTGGAGATAAGCTGGAGCGCTAATCCTACTCCATTCTACATATCTTCTTACCAGGATGGCACTTATCAAAACACCAAACTGTTTGCCGGCAAAAACGTAATTTCGGCCGAGGGCGCTTTTGTGCCATTGGTACAAGTTGACGATGCCGGTAAAACCATTGTTGATAAAAGCCAGACGGTTGACGTTAAGGACGTAACTACCGTGAATTTTTCGGTTGAGCCGTTTTTAAGAATAGAATGGGTAGGCGATCCTGTTTTAAATGCCGATGGCACCATCACCACCAGCTTTAAAATTACCCGTGGTACTGCCGATGCTAATTTTCAGCAAAACGTGAGTGACGTTGCGGTATTTATTAACTCAAACAACTACGTTGGCAATAATAACTACGATAATCGTTATACGCCTAAATTGAGCGGTAACGATGCAAATAATACCATCGGAAAAACGGTTAGCCTTACTACGCTTGGCGGGGCGCTGCCAGGTAAAAGGAGCTATTTTGTACGTGTAGGTGCAAGGATCTCTTATGGTCTTAATTATTACAACTATACCGACGTTAAAGAGGTAAAGGTTCCGTAA